Proteins from a single region of Pongo pygmaeus isolate AG05252 chromosome 3, NHGRI_mPonPyg2-v2.0_pri, whole genome shotgun sequence:
- the FGFR3 gene encoding fibroblast growth factor receptor 3 isoform X16, with amino-acid sequence MGAPACALALCVAVAIVAGASSESLGTEQRVVGRAAEVPGPEPGQQEQLVFGSGDAVELSCPPPGGGPMGPTVWVKDGTGLVPSERVLVGPQRLQVLNASHEDSGAYSCRQRLTQRVLCHFSVRVTDAPSSGDDEDGEDEAEDTAGAPYWTRPERMDKKLLAVPAANTVRFRCPAAGNPTPSISWLKNGKEFRGEHRIGGIKLRHQQWSLVMESVVPSDRGNYTCVVENKFGSIRQTYTLDVLERSPHRPILQAGLPANQTAVLGSDVEFHCKVYSDAQPHIQWLKHVEVNGSKVGPDGTPYVTVLKTAGANTTDKELEVLSLHNVTFEDAGEYTCLAGNSIGFSHHSAWLVVLPAEEELVEADEAGSVYAGILSYGVGFFLFILVVAAVTLCRLRSPPKKGLGSPTVHKISRFPLKRQVSLESNASMSSNTPLVRIARLSSGEGPTLANVSELELPADPKWELSRARLTLGKPLGEGCFGQVVMAEAVGIDKDRAAKPVTVAVKMLKDDATDKDLSDLVSEMEMMKMIGKHKNIINLLGACTQGGPLYVLVEYAAKGNLREFLRARRPPGLDYSFDTCKPPEEQLTFKDLVSCAYQVARGMEYLASQKCIHRDLAARNVLVTEDNVMKIADFGLARDVHNLDYYKKTTNGRLPVKWMAPEALFDRVYTHQSDVWSFGVLLWEIFTLGGSPYPGIPVEELFKLLKEGHRMDKPANCTHDLYMIMRECWHAAPSQRPTFKQLVEDLDRVLTVTSTDEYLDLSAPFEQYSPGGQDTPSCSSSGDDSVFAHDLLPPAPPSSGGSRT; translated from the exons ATGGGCGCCCCTGCCTGCGCCCTCGCGCTCTGCGTGGCCGTGGCCATCGTGGCCGGCGCCTCCTCGGAGTCCTTGGGGACGGAGCAGCGCGTCGTGGGGCGAGCGGCAG AAGTCCCGGGCCCAGAGCCCGGCCAGCAGGAGCAGTTGGTCTTCGGCAGCGGGGATGCTGTGGAGCTGAGCTGTCCCCCGCCCGGGGGTGGTCCCATGGGGCCCACTGTCTGGGTCAAGGATGGCACAGGGCTGGTGCCCTCGGAGCGTGTCCTGGTGGGGCCCCAGCGGCTGCAGGTGCTGAATGCCTCCCACGAGGACTCCGGGGCCTACAGCTGCCGGCAGCGGCTCACGCAGCGCGTACTGTGCCACTTCAGTGTGCGGGTGACAG ATGCTCCATCCTCAGGAGATGACGAAGACGGGGAGGACGAGGCTGAGGACACAG CAGGGGCCCCTTACTGGACTCGGCCCGAGCGGATGGACAAGAAGCTGCTGGCCGTGCCGGCCGCCAACACCGTCCGCTTCCGCTGCCCGGCCGCCGGCAACCCCACTCCCTCCATCTCCTGGCTGAAGAATGGCAAGGAGTTCCGCGGCGAGCACCGCATCGGAGGCATCAAG CTGCGGCACCAGCAGTGGAGCCTGGTCATGGAAAGCGTGGTGCCCTCAGACCGCGGCAACTACACCTGCGTAGTGGAGAACAAGTTTGGCAGCATCCGGCAGACATACACGCTGGATGTGCTGG AGCGCTCCCCGCACCGGCCCATCCTGCAGGCGGGGCTGCCGGCCAACCAGACGGCGGTGCTGGGCAGCGATGTGGAGTTCCACTGCAAGGTGTACAGTGACGCACAGCCCCACATCCAGTGGCTCAAGCACGTGGAGGTGAACGGCAGCAAGGTGGGCCCGGACGGCACACCCTACGTTACCGTGCTCAAG ACGGCGGGCGCTAACACCACCGACAAGGAGCTAGAGGTTCTGTCCTTGCACAACGTCACCTTTGAGGACGCCGGGGAGTACACCTGCCTGGCGGGCAATTCTATTGGGTTTTCTCATCACTCTGCGTGGCTGGTGGTGCTGCCAG CTGAGGAGGAGCTGGTGGAGGCTGACGAGGCGGGCAGTGTGTATGCAGGCATCCTCAGCTACGGGGTGGGCTTCTTCTTGTTCATCCTGGTGGTGGCGGCTGTGACGCTCTGCCGCCTACGCAGCCCCCCCAAGAAAGGCCTGGGCTCCCCCACCGTGCACAAGATCTCCCGCTTCCCGCTCAAGCGACAG GTGTCCCTGGAGTCCAACGCGTCCATGAGCTCCAACACACCGCTGGTGCGCATCGCAAGGCTGTCCTCAGGGGAGGGCCCCACGCTGGCCAATGTCTCCGAGCTTGAGCTGCCTGCCGACCCCAAATGGGAGCTGTCTCGGGCCCG GCTGACCCTGGGCAAGCCCCTTGGGGAGGGCTGCTTCGGCCAGGTGGTCATGGCAGAGGCCGTCGGCATTGACAAGGACCGGGCCGCCAAGCCTGTCACCGTAGCCGTGAAGATGCTGAAAG ACGATGCCACTGACAAGGACCTGTCGGACCTGGTGTCTGAGATGGAGATGATGAAGATGATTGGCAAACACAAGAACATCATCAACCTGCTGGGCGCCTGCACGCAGGGCG GGCCCCTGTACGTGCTGGTGGAGTACGCGGCTAAGGGTAACTTGCGGGAGTTCCTGCGGGCGCGGCGGCCCCCGGGCCTGGACTACTCCTTCGACACCTGCAAGCCACCCGAGGAGCAGCTCACCTTCAAGGACCTGGTGTCCTGTGCCTACCAGGTGGCCCGGGGCATGGAGTACCTGGCCTCCCAGAAG tgCATCCACAGGGACCTGGCTGCCCGCAATGTGCTGGTGACCGAGGACAATGTGATGAAGATCGCAGACTTCGGGCTGGCCCGGGACGTGCACAACCTCGACTACTACAAGAAGACAACCAAC GGCCGGCTGCCCGTGAAGTGGATGGCGCCTGAGGCCTTGTTTGACCGAGTCTACACTCACCAGAGTGACGT CTGGTCCTTTGGGGTCCTGCTCTGGGAGATCTTCACGCTGGGGGGCTCCCCGTACCCCGGCATCCCTGTGGAGGAGCTCTTCAAGCTGCTGAAGGAGGGACACCGCATGGACAAGCCCGCCAACTGCACACACGACCt GTACATGATCATGCGGGAGTGCTGGCATGCTGCACCCTCCCAGAGGCCCACCTTCAAGCAGCTGGTGGAGGACCTGGACCGTGTCCTTACCGTGACATCCACCGAT GAGTACCTGGACCTGTCGGCGCCTTTCGAGCAGTACTCTCCTGGTGGCCAGGACACCCCCAGCTGCAGCTCCTCAGGGGATGACTCCGTGTTTGCCCACGACCTGCTGCCCCCGGCCCCACCCAGCAGTGGGGGCTCGCGGACGTGA
- the FGFR3 gene encoding fibroblast growth factor receptor 3 isoform X19, whose amino-acid sequence MGAPACALALCVAVAIVAGASSESLGTEQRVVGRAAEVPGPEPGQQEQLVFGSGDAVELSCPPPGGGPMGPTVWVKDGTGLVPSERVLVGPQRLQVLNASHEDSGAYSCRQRLTQRVLCHFSVRVTDAPSSGDDEDGEDEAEDTGVDTAGAPYWTRPERMDKKLLAVPAANTVRFRCPAAGNPTPSISWLKNGKEFRGEHRIGGIKLRHQQWSLVMESVVPSDRGNYTCVVENKFGSIRQTYTLDVLERSPHRPILQAGLPANQTAVLGSDVEFHCKVYSDAQPHIQWLKHVEVNGSKVGPDGTPYVTVLKSWISESVEADVRLRLANVSERDGGEYLCRATNFIGVAEKAFWLSVHGPRAAEEELVEADEAGSVYAGILSYGVGFFLFILVVAAVTLCRLRSPPKKGLGSPTVHKISRFPLKRQQVSLESNASMSSNTPLVRIARLSSGEGPTLANVSELELPADPKWELSRARLTLGKPLGEGCFGQVVMAEAVGIDKDRAAKPVTVAVKMLKDDATDKDLSDLVSEMEMMKMIGKHKNIINLLGACTQGGPLYVLVEYAAKGNLREFLRARRPPGLDYSFDTCKPPEEQLTFKDLVSCAYQVARGMEYLASQKCIHRDLAARNVLVTEDNVMKIADFGLARDVHNLDYYKKTTNGRLPVKWMAPEALFDRVYTHQSDVWSFGVLLWEIFTLGGSPYPGIPVEELFKLLKEGHRMDKPANCTHDLYMIMRECWHAAPSQRPTFKQLVEDLDRVLTVTSTDQEYLDLSAPFEQYSPGGQDTPSCSSSGDDSVFAHDLLPPAPPSSGGSRT is encoded by the exons ATGGGCGCCCCTGCCTGCGCCCTCGCGCTCTGCGTGGCCGTGGCCATCGTGGCCGGCGCCTCCTCGGAGTCCTTGGGGACGGAGCAGCGCGTCGTGGGGCGAGCGGCAG AAGTCCCGGGCCCAGAGCCCGGCCAGCAGGAGCAGTTGGTCTTCGGCAGCGGGGATGCTGTGGAGCTGAGCTGTCCCCCGCCCGGGGGTGGTCCCATGGGGCCCACTGTCTGGGTCAAGGATGGCACAGGGCTGGTGCCCTCGGAGCGTGTCCTGGTGGGGCCCCAGCGGCTGCAGGTGCTGAATGCCTCCCACGAGGACTCCGGGGCCTACAGCTGCCGGCAGCGGCTCACGCAGCGCGTACTGTGCCACTTCAGTGTGCGGGTGACAG ATGCTCCATCCTCAGGAGATGACGAAGACGGGGAGGACGAGGCTGAGGACACAGGTGTGGACACAG CAGGGGCCCCTTACTGGACTCGGCCCGAGCGGATGGACAAGAAGCTGCTGGCCGTGCCGGCCGCCAACACCGTCCGCTTCCGCTGCCCGGCCGCCGGCAACCCCACTCCCTCCATCTCCTGGCTGAAGAATGGCAAGGAGTTCCGCGGCGAGCACCGCATCGGAGGCATCAAG CTGCGGCACCAGCAGTGGAGCCTGGTCATGGAAAGCGTGGTGCCCTCAGACCGCGGCAACTACACCTGCGTAGTGGAGAACAAGTTTGGCAGCATCCGGCAGACATACACGCTGGATGTGCTGG AGCGCTCCCCGCACCGGCCCATCCTGCAGGCGGGGCTGCCGGCCAACCAGACGGCGGTGCTGGGCAGCGATGTGGAGTTCCACTGCAAGGTGTACAGTGACGCACAGCCCCACATCCAGTGGCTCAAGCACGTGGAGGTGAACGGCAGCAAGGTGGGCCCGGACGGCACACCCTACGTTACCGTGCTCAAG TCCTGGATCAGTGAGAGTGTGGAGGCCGACGTGCGCCTCCGCCTGGCCAATGTGTCGGAGCGGGACGGGGGCGAGTACCTCTGTCGAGCCACCAATTTCATAGGCGTGGCCGAGAAGGCCTTTTGGCTGAGCGTTCACGGGCCCCGAGCAG CTGAGGAGGAGCTGGTGGAGGCTGACGAGGCGGGCAGTGTGTATGCAGGCATCCTCAGCTACGGGGTGGGCTTCTTCTTGTTCATCCTGGTGGTGGCGGCTGTGACGCTCTGCCGCCTACGCAGCCCCCCCAAGAAAGGCCTGGGCTCCCCCACCGTGCACAAGATCTCCCGCTTCCCGCTCAAGCGACAG CAGGTGTCCCTGGAGTCCAACGCGTCCATGAGCTCCAACACACCGCTGGTGCGCATCGCAAGGCTGTCCTCAGGGGAGGGCCCCACGCTGGCCAATGTCTCCGAGCTTGAGCTGCCTGCCGACCCCAAATGGGAGCTGTCTCGGGCCCG GCTGACCCTGGGCAAGCCCCTTGGGGAGGGCTGCTTCGGCCAGGTGGTCATGGCAGAGGCCGTCGGCATTGACAAGGACCGGGCCGCCAAGCCTGTCACCGTAGCCGTGAAGATGCTGAAAG ACGATGCCACTGACAAGGACCTGTCGGACCTGGTGTCTGAGATGGAGATGATGAAGATGATTGGCAAACACAAGAACATCATCAACCTGCTGGGCGCCTGCACGCAGGGCG GGCCCCTGTACGTGCTGGTGGAGTACGCGGCTAAGGGTAACTTGCGGGAGTTCCTGCGGGCGCGGCGGCCCCCGGGCCTGGACTACTCCTTCGACACCTGCAAGCCACCCGAGGAGCAGCTCACCTTCAAGGACCTGGTGTCCTGTGCCTACCAGGTGGCCCGGGGCATGGAGTACCTGGCCTCCCAGAAG tgCATCCACAGGGACCTGGCTGCCCGCAATGTGCTGGTGACCGAGGACAATGTGATGAAGATCGCAGACTTCGGGCTGGCCCGGGACGTGCACAACCTCGACTACTACAAGAAGACAACCAAC GGCCGGCTGCCCGTGAAGTGGATGGCGCCTGAGGCCTTGTTTGACCGAGTCTACACTCACCAGAGTGACGT CTGGTCCTTTGGGGTCCTGCTCTGGGAGATCTTCACGCTGGGGGGCTCCCCGTACCCCGGCATCCCTGTGGAGGAGCTCTTCAAGCTGCTGAAGGAGGGACACCGCATGGACAAGCCCGCCAACTGCACACACGACCt GTACATGATCATGCGGGAGTGCTGGCATGCTGCACCCTCCCAGAGGCCCACCTTCAAGCAGCTGGTGGAGGACCTGGACCGTGTCCTTACCGTGACATCCACCGAT CAGGAGTACCTGGACCTGTCGGCGCCTTTCGAGCAGTACTCTCCTGGTGGCCAGGACACCCCCAGCTGCAGCTCCTCAGGGGATGACTCCGTGTTTGCCCACGACCTGCTGCCCCCGGCCCCACCCAGCAGTGGGGGCTCGCGGACGTGA
- the FGFR3 gene encoding fibroblast growth factor receptor 3 isoform X20 has product MGAPACALALCVAVAIVAGASSESLGTEQRVVGRAAEVPGPEPGQQEQLVFGSGDAVELSCPPPGGGPMGPTVWVKDGTGLVPSERVLVGPQRLQVLNASHEDSGAYSCRQRLTQRVLCHFSVRVTDAPSSGDDEDGEDEAEDTGVDTGAPYWTRPERMDKKLLAVPAANTVRFRCPAAGNPTPSISWLKNGKEFRGEHRIGGIKLRHQQWSLVMESVVPSDRGNYTCVVENKFGSIRQTYTLDVLERSPHRPILQAGLPANQTAVLGSDVEFHCKVYSDAQPHIQWLKHVEVNGSKVGPDGTPYVTVLKTAGANTTDKELEVLSLHNVTFEDAGEYTCLAGNSIGFSHHSAWLVVLPAEEELVEADEAGSVYAGILSYGVGFFLFILVVAAVTLCRLRSPPKKGLGSPTVHKISRFPLKRQQVSLESNASMSSNTPLVRIARLSSGEGPTLANVSELELPADPKWELSRARLTLGKPLGEGCFGQVVMAEAVGIDKDRAAKPVTVAVKMLKDDATDKDLSDLVSEMEMMKMIGKHKNIINLLGACTQGGPLYVLVEYAAKGNLREFLRARRPPGLDYSFDTCKPPEEQLTFKDLVSCAYQVARGMEYLASQKCIHRDLAARNVLVTEDNVMKIADFGLARDVHNLDYYKKTTNGRLPVKWMAPEALFDRVYTHQSDVWSFGVLLWEIFTLGGSPYPGIPVEELFKLLKEGHRMDKPANCTHDLYMIMRECWHAAPSQRPTFKQLVEDLDRVLTVTSTDQEYLDLSAPFEQYSPGGQDTPSCSSSGDDSVFAHDLLPPAPPSSGGSRT; this is encoded by the exons ATGGGCGCCCCTGCCTGCGCCCTCGCGCTCTGCGTGGCCGTGGCCATCGTGGCCGGCGCCTCCTCGGAGTCCTTGGGGACGGAGCAGCGCGTCGTGGGGCGAGCGGCAG AAGTCCCGGGCCCAGAGCCCGGCCAGCAGGAGCAGTTGGTCTTCGGCAGCGGGGATGCTGTGGAGCTGAGCTGTCCCCCGCCCGGGGGTGGTCCCATGGGGCCCACTGTCTGGGTCAAGGATGGCACAGGGCTGGTGCCCTCGGAGCGTGTCCTGGTGGGGCCCCAGCGGCTGCAGGTGCTGAATGCCTCCCACGAGGACTCCGGGGCCTACAGCTGCCGGCAGCGGCTCACGCAGCGCGTACTGTGCCACTTCAGTGTGCGGGTGACAG ATGCTCCATCCTCAGGAGATGACGAAGACGGGGAGGACGAGGCTGAGGACACAGGTGTGGACACAG GGGCCCCTTACTGGACTCGGCCCGAGCGGATGGACAAGAAGCTGCTGGCCGTGCCGGCCGCCAACACCGTCCGCTTCCGCTGCCCGGCCGCCGGCAACCCCACTCCCTCCATCTCCTGGCTGAAGAATGGCAAGGAGTTCCGCGGCGAGCACCGCATCGGAGGCATCAAG CTGCGGCACCAGCAGTGGAGCCTGGTCATGGAAAGCGTGGTGCCCTCAGACCGCGGCAACTACACCTGCGTAGTGGAGAACAAGTTTGGCAGCATCCGGCAGACATACACGCTGGATGTGCTGG AGCGCTCCCCGCACCGGCCCATCCTGCAGGCGGGGCTGCCGGCCAACCAGACGGCGGTGCTGGGCAGCGATGTGGAGTTCCACTGCAAGGTGTACAGTGACGCACAGCCCCACATCCAGTGGCTCAAGCACGTGGAGGTGAACGGCAGCAAGGTGGGCCCGGACGGCACACCCTACGTTACCGTGCTCAAG ACGGCGGGCGCTAACACCACCGACAAGGAGCTAGAGGTTCTGTCCTTGCACAACGTCACCTTTGAGGACGCCGGGGAGTACACCTGCCTGGCGGGCAATTCTATTGGGTTTTCTCATCACTCTGCGTGGCTGGTGGTGCTGCCAG CTGAGGAGGAGCTGGTGGAGGCTGACGAGGCGGGCAGTGTGTATGCAGGCATCCTCAGCTACGGGGTGGGCTTCTTCTTGTTCATCCTGGTGGTGGCGGCTGTGACGCTCTGCCGCCTACGCAGCCCCCCCAAGAAAGGCCTGGGCTCCCCCACCGTGCACAAGATCTCCCGCTTCCCGCTCAAGCGACAG CAGGTGTCCCTGGAGTCCAACGCGTCCATGAGCTCCAACACACCGCTGGTGCGCATCGCAAGGCTGTCCTCAGGGGAGGGCCCCACGCTGGCCAATGTCTCCGAGCTTGAGCTGCCTGCCGACCCCAAATGGGAGCTGTCTCGGGCCCG GCTGACCCTGGGCAAGCCCCTTGGGGAGGGCTGCTTCGGCCAGGTGGTCATGGCAGAGGCCGTCGGCATTGACAAGGACCGGGCCGCCAAGCCTGTCACCGTAGCCGTGAAGATGCTGAAAG ACGATGCCACTGACAAGGACCTGTCGGACCTGGTGTCTGAGATGGAGATGATGAAGATGATTGGCAAACACAAGAACATCATCAACCTGCTGGGCGCCTGCACGCAGGGCG GGCCCCTGTACGTGCTGGTGGAGTACGCGGCTAAGGGTAACTTGCGGGAGTTCCTGCGGGCGCGGCGGCCCCCGGGCCTGGACTACTCCTTCGACACCTGCAAGCCACCCGAGGAGCAGCTCACCTTCAAGGACCTGGTGTCCTGTGCCTACCAGGTGGCCCGGGGCATGGAGTACCTGGCCTCCCAGAAG tgCATCCACAGGGACCTGGCTGCCCGCAATGTGCTGGTGACCGAGGACAATGTGATGAAGATCGCAGACTTCGGGCTGGCCCGGGACGTGCACAACCTCGACTACTACAAGAAGACAACCAAC GGCCGGCTGCCCGTGAAGTGGATGGCGCCTGAGGCCTTGTTTGACCGAGTCTACACTCACCAGAGTGACGT CTGGTCCTTTGGGGTCCTGCTCTGGGAGATCTTCACGCTGGGGGGCTCCCCGTACCCCGGCATCCCTGTGGAGGAGCTCTTCAAGCTGCTGAAGGAGGGACACCGCATGGACAAGCCCGCCAACTGCACACACGACCt GTACATGATCATGCGGGAGTGCTGGCATGCTGCACCCTCCCAGAGGCCCACCTTCAAGCAGCTGGTGGAGGACCTGGACCGTGTCCTTACCGTGACATCCACCGAT CAGGAGTACCTGGACCTGTCGGCGCCTTTCGAGCAGTACTCTCCTGGTGGCCAGGACACCCCCAGCTGCAGCTCCTCAGGGGATGACTCCGTGTTTGCCCACGACCTGCTGCCCCCGGCCCCACCCAGCAGTGGGGGCTCGCGGACGTGA
- the FGFR3 gene encoding fibroblast growth factor receptor 3 isoform X15, with the protein MGAPACALALCVAVAIVAGASSESLGTEQRVVGRAAEVPGPEPGQQEQLVFGSGDAVELSCPPPGGGPMGPTVWVKDGTGLVPSERVLVGPQRLQVLNASHEDSGAYSCRQRLTQRVLCHFSVRVTDAPSSGDDEDGEDEAEDTAGAPYWTRPERMDKKLLAVPAANTVRFRCPAAGNPTPSISWLKNGKEFRGEHRIGGIKLRHQQWSLVMESVVPSDRGNYTCVVENKFGSIRQTYTLDVLERSPHRPILQAGLPANQTAVLGSDVEFHCKVYSDAQPHIQWLKHVEVNGSKVGPDGTPYVTVLKTAGANTTDKELEVLSLHNVTFEDAGEYTCLAGNSIGFSHHSAWLVVLPAEEELVEADEAGSVYAGILSYGVGFFLFILVVAAVTLCRLRSPPKKGLGSPTVHKISRFPLKRQVSLESNASMSSNTPLVRIARLSSGEGPTLANVSELELPADPKWELSRARLTLGKPLGEGCFGQVVMAEAVGIDKDRAAKPVTVAVKMLKDDATDKDLSDLVSEMEMMKMIGKHKNIINLLGACTQGGPLYVLVEYAAKGNLREFLRARRPPGLDYSFDTCKPPEEQLTFKDLVSCAYQVARGMEYLASQKCIHRDLAARNVLVTEDNVMKIADFGLARDVHNLDYYKKTTNGRLPVKWMAPEALFDRVYTHQSDVWSFGVLLWEIFTLGGSPYPGIPVEELFKLLKEGHRMDKPANCTHDLYMIMRECWHAAPSQRPTFKQLVEDLDRVLTVTSTDQEYLDLSAPFEQYSPGGQDTPSCSSSGDDSVFAHDLLPPAPPSSGGSRT; encoded by the exons ATGGGCGCCCCTGCCTGCGCCCTCGCGCTCTGCGTGGCCGTGGCCATCGTGGCCGGCGCCTCCTCGGAGTCCTTGGGGACGGAGCAGCGCGTCGTGGGGCGAGCGGCAG AAGTCCCGGGCCCAGAGCCCGGCCAGCAGGAGCAGTTGGTCTTCGGCAGCGGGGATGCTGTGGAGCTGAGCTGTCCCCCGCCCGGGGGTGGTCCCATGGGGCCCACTGTCTGGGTCAAGGATGGCACAGGGCTGGTGCCCTCGGAGCGTGTCCTGGTGGGGCCCCAGCGGCTGCAGGTGCTGAATGCCTCCCACGAGGACTCCGGGGCCTACAGCTGCCGGCAGCGGCTCACGCAGCGCGTACTGTGCCACTTCAGTGTGCGGGTGACAG ATGCTCCATCCTCAGGAGATGACGAAGACGGGGAGGACGAGGCTGAGGACACAG CAGGGGCCCCTTACTGGACTCGGCCCGAGCGGATGGACAAGAAGCTGCTGGCCGTGCCGGCCGCCAACACCGTCCGCTTCCGCTGCCCGGCCGCCGGCAACCCCACTCCCTCCATCTCCTGGCTGAAGAATGGCAAGGAGTTCCGCGGCGAGCACCGCATCGGAGGCATCAAG CTGCGGCACCAGCAGTGGAGCCTGGTCATGGAAAGCGTGGTGCCCTCAGACCGCGGCAACTACACCTGCGTAGTGGAGAACAAGTTTGGCAGCATCCGGCAGACATACACGCTGGATGTGCTGG AGCGCTCCCCGCACCGGCCCATCCTGCAGGCGGGGCTGCCGGCCAACCAGACGGCGGTGCTGGGCAGCGATGTGGAGTTCCACTGCAAGGTGTACAGTGACGCACAGCCCCACATCCAGTGGCTCAAGCACGTGGAGGTGAACGGCAGCAAGGTGGGCCCGGACGGCACACCCTACGTTACCGTGCTCAAG ACGGCGGGCGCTAACACCACCGACAAGGAGCTAGAGGTTCTGTCCTTGCACAACGTCACCTTTGAGGACGCCGGGGAGTACACCTGCCTGGCGGGCAATTCTATTGGGTTTTCTCATCACTCTGCGTGGCTGGTGGTGCTGCCAG CTGAGGAGGAGCTGGTGGAGGCTGACGAGGCGGGCAGTGTGTATGCAGGCATCCTCAGCTACGGGGTGGGCTTCTTCTTGTTCATCCTGGTGGTGGCGGCTGTGACGCTCTGCCGCCTACGCAGCCCCCCCAAGAAAGGCCTGGGCTCCCCCACCGTGCACAAGATCTCCCGCTTCCCGCTCAAGCGACAG GTGTCCCTGGAGTCCAACGCGTCCATGAGCTCCAACACACCGCTGGTGCGCATCGCAAGGCTGTCCTCAGGGGAGGGCCCCACGCTGGCCAATGTCTCCGAGCTTGAGCTGCCTGCCGACCCCAAATGGGAGCTGTCTCGGGCCCG GCTGACCCTGGGCAAGCCCCTTGGGGAGGGCTGCTTCGGCCAGGTGGTCATGGCAGAGGCCGTCGGCATTGACAAGGACCGGGCCGCCAAGCCTGTCACCGTAGCCGTGAAGATGCTGAAAG ACGATGCCACTGACAAGGACCTGTCGGACCTGGTGTCTGAGATGGAGATGATGAAGATGATTGGCAAACACAAGAACATCATCAACCTGCTGGGCGCCTGCACGCAGGGCG GGCCCCTGTACGTGCTGGTGGAGTACGCGGCTAAGGGTAACTTGCGGGAGTTCCTGCGGGCGCGGCGGCCCCCGGGCCTGGACTACTCCTTCGACACCTGCAAGCCACCCGAGGAGCAGCTCACCTTCAAGGACCTGGTGTCCTGTGCCTACCAGGTGGCCCGGGGCATGGAGTACCTGGCCTCCCAGAAG tgCATCCACAGGGACCTGGCTGCCCGCAATGTGCTGGTGACCGAGGACAATGTGATGAAGATCGCAGACTTCGGGCTGGCCCGGGACGTGCACAACCTCGACTACTACAAGAAGACAACCAAC GGCCGGCTGCCCGTGAAGTGGATGGCGCCTGAGGCCTTGTTTGACCGAGTCTACACTCACCAGAGTGACGT CTGGTCCTTTGGGGTCCTGCTCTGGGAGATCTTCACGCTGGGGGGCTCCCCGTACCCCGGCATCCCTGTGGAGGAGCTCTTCAAGCTGCTGAAGGAGGGACACCGCATGGACAAGCCCGCCAACTGCACACACGACCt GTACATGATCATGCGGGAGTGCTGGCATGCTGCACCCTCCCAGAGGCCCACCTTCAAGCAGCTGGTGGAGGACCTGGACCGTGTCCTTACCGTGACATCCACCGAT CAGGAGTACCTGGACCTGTCGGCGCCTTTCGAGCAGTACTCTCCTGGTGGCCAGGACACCCCCAGCTGCAGCTCCTCAGGGGATGACTCCGTGTTTGCCCACGACCTGCTGCCCCCGGCCCCACCCAGCAGTGGGGGCTCGCGGACGTGA